A genomic region of Rhodothermales bacterium contains the following coding sequences:
- a CDS encoding amino acid ABC transporter substrate-binding protein codes for SYAGYDVTRYILLQLTAHAGKPLHEAFHDAPPYQGLGLRFDFRNGNVNEAIYFHRYKDGASELLR; via the coding sequence GTCGTACGCCGGCTACGACGTCACACGTTACATCCTTCTGCAGCTCACCGCGCATGCCGGGAAGCCGCTCCACGAGGCGTTTCACGACGCACCACCGTATCAAGGGCTCGGCCTTCGGTTTGACTTCAGAAACGGGAACGTGAACGAGGCCATCTACTTCCACCGGTACAAGGACGGAGCTTCAGAGCTGCTGCGTTAG